A section of the Phaseolus vulgaris cultivar G19833 chromosome 8, P. vulgaris v2.0, whole genome shotgun sequence genome encodes:
- the LOC137826401 gene encoding uncharacterized protein: MTELSFSDTSTKKNELSSNLFSIFFNFCFSVVSHPLYFSYFIFFFPYLLRLLSFLSPLFITTALLLVALLTFTPNNLVQDKRGSETPESKWGILLSALQYFLAWLHSKADEMDEEMGLLGEVEAYLVMFQASIFEVFEPKSVEEFPEGFEAVDVECSVEGREVSCPMGDLEPGAKLDENLFSQPKLEFPLEDLPIFSARQSFEQDCPQEEIHVENQKEILDENPVEKVDKVEATMPIVEVKCLESLFQAKEGLEDLSCEHKEEKPLIAEYNKVEENKEKLPLRSGSKVMSNRDIYTNKVSPVSDGEFGFAAPGLVKSLSQRLESNVGSPESNWVYSGKGIGSSQALGSNHGSFGSMRVEKEWRRTLACKLFEERHNADGSEGMDMLWETYETESNKVLQKSNTKKGKKGEIEKSEDEEEEEEEEDMEGKLCCLQALKFSTGKMNLGMGRPNLLKFSKALKGFGWFNHVGKYGRKSNH, from the coding sequence ATGACTGAGTTATCTTTCTCAGACACTTCCACCAAGAAGAATGAGTTATCCAGTAACCTCTTCTCCATCTTCTTCAACTTTTGTTTCTCTGTTGTTTCTCACCCTTTGTACTTCTCctacttcatcttcttcttcccttACCTCCTCAGGCTCCTCTCTTTCCTCTCCCCTCTCTTCATCACCACGGCCCTTCTCCTTGTGGCCCTTCTCACTTTTACTCCCAACAACCTTGTTCAGGACAAGCGTGGTTCTGAGACTCCTGAGTCCAAGTGGGGTATTCTTCTTTCTGCCTTGCAGTATTTTCTGGCATGGCTTCACTCCAAAGCTGATGAGATGGATGAGGAAATGGGGTTGCTAGGTGAGGTTGAAGCATATCTTGTCATGTTCCAAGCATCAATCTTTGAAGTGTTTGAGCCTAAGTCAGTGGAAGAATTTCCAGAAGGCTTTGAAGCTGTTGATGTTGAGTGCTCAGTTGAAGGAAGAGAAGTTTCTTGTCCAATGGGAGATCTTGAGCCTGGTGCTAAATTGGATGAAAACCTTTTTTCACAACCAAAGTTGGAGTTTCCATTGGAAGATTTGCCTATATTTAGTGCCCGACAGAGTTTTGAACAAGATTGTCCCCAAGAGGAGATACATGTGGAGAACCAAAAAGAAATCTTGGATGAAAACCCAGTTGAGAAAGTTGATAAAGTGGAAGCCACTATGCCAATTGTAGAAGTCAAGTGCCTAGAAAGCTTGTTCCAAGCAAAGGAAGGGTTAGAAGATTTGTCTTGTGAGCACAAAGAAGAGAAGCCACTGATTGCTGAGTACAATAAAGttgaagaaaataaagagaaattGCCCTTGAGAAGTGGATCCAAAGTGATGAGCAATAGAGACATATACACCAACAAAGTGAGTCCTGTGAGTGATGGGGAATTTGGTTTTGCTGCACCAGGGCTGGTGAAGTCTTTATCACAGAGACTAGAATCAAATGTTGGGAGTCCAGAGAGCAATTGGGTGTACAGTGGAAAAGGCATAGGGAGTAGTCAAGCACTTGGGTCCAATCATGGGAGTTTTGGTTCAATGAGAGTGGAGAAAGAGTGGAGGAGGACCTTGGCTTGCAAGCTTTTTGAGGAAAGGCACAATGCAGATGGGAGTGAAGGAATGGACATGCTTTGGGAGACTTATGAGACAGAGTCCAACAAGGTTCTGCAGAAGAGCAACACCAAGAAAGGGAAGAAGGGTGAGATTGAGAAAAGtgaggatgaagaagaggaagaggaagaggaggacaTGGAGGGTAAGTTGTGCTGCTTACAGGCTCTGAAATTCTCAACAGGGAAGATGAATTTAGGAATGGGGAGACCTAACCTTCTCAAATTCTCCAAGGCCCTCAAAGGCTTTGGATGGTTCAACCATGTTGGCAAGTATGGTAGAAAAAGTAAccattga